The Crassostrea angulata isolate pt1a10 chromosome 1, ASM2561291v2, whole genome shotgun sequence nucleotide sequence TTCAATTCCAAATTTCCGAGTATGACGTCAAATGATTACATTAACGTCAACTTGGTATACAAACAGTTGGCACAAATTGACAGGAAAGTTTATAAGAGACAGGTATATGATAGACATGGAGTGATTTGTTAACAATAAGCATTCTTCACAATGTCATGATGtattttctattgtttctttgatattttgtacAAGTATATAATTTATACAGCACCCTCGAGATGATATTGGTTGCGATATAAAAAATGCCACGCAATAATCTATTACttataccggtacatacctGACCTTCCTTAGCTTAATGTTCAATTTCAGGTGGAAAGTCTAGATGTCAGGCTGAAGGGGCAGGTGGACATCCTTTTATTTAACCCACCATACGTGGTGACCCCAGAATCTGAGGTATGGTTCTCAACTTGCTTGAATGTCTGTTATTCTAATGATGAATGTACATACTTTTTTGCAATGgaactgaaatgttttaacTTTTATGTTAGTCTTATGATATCATTTTAGAGAAAACATACACATTCAAAGCtgttgaaaaattaagaaagataactcttaccACCTTGCTATCTCTTTTGTGTGACTGTTGAAGGTTGGGTCTAAAGGAATAGAAGCAGCATGGGCAGGTGGGGAGAGAGGCAGACAGGTGATTGACAGATTCCTGACCAAAGTTTCAGACCTTTTGTCTGAAGAGGGATTGTTTTATATGGTTGTGATCAAGGAAAACATACCTGGTAATTTttaagagagagaaagagaaacagagagagagttggtaatttttaaaatactgtaaaaaCTAATATTAAGTGTATGTTGTCTGAGATAATCTCTTCAATATGTGTAAAGGTATGCGGGTTTGATGACTAGGTACTATGGATAAATAGCACAGAAACTATTTAATGGTAAATGTTGTCTTGAtagaatacatttatatattcagGTTTATTGGTcataattttacaaagaaaaaattcacAGAGGTGTAATAAATCATACTGTTCACTAATATTAGATTAAGTTTTTTAAGATACATACTACTCatgtcaatacatgtatttgtagaGGAAATAGAGCAAATGATGAAGAAGGAGGGCTTTGACATGGAGACAGTTCTAACCAGACGGTCAGGTCCGGAGCTCCTCTCTATCCTCAGGTTCCAGAGAACCCAAGCCTGAGGTGAGTTCCACctgtatattaattatatatgctATCAATGGGTCATTATGTACAGTGAAGATAGACATTTACTGACCATGGGTCTGCTCACTGAATTTTCTGGTTCTCAGGAATAATTTATGCCCTCTAAGGCCCCTAGAATCCAAATCTTCTACCTGTTTTCTTTGGTGATGAGCAGGTGAGTCTTTGACTCCCCCTTTGGTGGGACACCATCCATCACAGGTTAACCTCCAGCTTTAACCTTTACCTACCAGTATTAGAGCTGGGTGGACTGAGACAATGCAGATAAAGTGTGTTGTCTAAAGACACAACATCCCAGATAACAGCATACACCCACTGTAGGAGTTGAACCAGTAACCTATTTGTTACTAGCCTAGCATCGCCTGCTCCACAATTAGATGTTTGttgctgtatatatatacatttacatgatcCAACATACAGTTACAAGTACACAAGTGCTTATCATTATTGTGACTGATACTATTTTATGTAACTGCATGATAtttgtgtttaaacattttatgcaTGCATTTTACATGATTCTTAACCTTTATGATTACCGGAGGTACAAAAAACTGCAGTCTATAAACAATTTCAGCCATATATGCTTTATGAgggttgaaaataaaaaaaacgatTGAATGTTGTGTATGACTTTAATTTCAGAAGAgttaacttaaataaaaaaacaactgtTCAACATTGTGACCAAAGTTTATAAAACCTgtacaatatgtatatatatatataacattatcTCAGAGAGATTTTATGTAGAGCCATAACACAATAGAGATATTTATCGCCATAACTCAATAGAGATAATTAAAATCAAGACTATCTATATTGATAATTGATGATCAATTGATAAATTCAATGAATTGTCAGAGTATTTTCCAATCATTTGAGGAGAATAACTTTTGAAGAATGGCTActttcatacattttatttagGCCCTTGGTGCAATAGACGGGGCATTAACTTAACATAGAAATGAATAGGGATGTGGCCCTGTTTGCATTGCTATTAGTACCTGGTAAACTGTCTGTGTTTGCATTCCTCCTGGATTTGGCATGCAGGTATTTGCTTCCCATAATTCCAATATTTAAACAGCAGCTTCATGTGAAATGAAATCCTCATCAATCTCGGCCGTCTAAATATACCCCACACTTGTAGGTCATCCTGGGCTGGCTTCATTAAATACTTCACCCGACAACAGCGCCAGTGAaggacaaatacatgtacatgtactgtctGCATGCATATGTATTTTTCTCTTTCTGCCAGAAATAACAAAAGTGTCCTTTTTCATTTTAGACTCTCTATTCGTACATCCATTAACTATAGCTACCTACTGacgttttatatttttctaatgatgaaaaatatatactcAGTACCTAATAATACACGTGTAATATTAATTAGAAGGTATATATATTAGAATAACGCCAGGTGCCCTGTGACTTATCCTTATTGAAACttgaatattaaaatacatgtaagtgatTGATTGGTtggttgattgattgattgaacgTTTTTAACAAGAACAGCGCAAACAAAcggtagttacatgtacatgtaatttagatCGTGTGTAAAAACGGTTTATTGAACAAATGTCGTCCgtaatttttatgcatttaagtGAATTCTGCAATCCATTGTACACATATTATGTATTATATCATCTGCGGATCTGGAatggggggaaggggggggggggggtctggaccctccttttttaaaattaccaaaaatatgcatcgaccccccaccccccacccccacgaCAAACTCGGAACcccctggaaaaaaaattatgggtCCCCGCATGTATATGTAGCGTAAGTCGAACATTATATTAAAAGAGATAAGTGAAAACATTATTGTTCTGGACTATTGAAGTTCTTTACAAAAACTCTtggcaaaaacccacaaaaaataccaaaatcaaacttgaacGTATGGATGAGGTGAGGAGCTATACACAGTgtattataaaagaaaaatggaCAAGCTTAAGGATAACAAATTTATCGCAAAAGGACAGCAATTTTAGAATTCTTATTGCATTTGCTCCAAATTGTATTTGGGTTGTGATGTTTCGAGAGCTAAGTGGGGTGTGTGTGGAAGTTCACCTTCATTGAAATACATATACCTGCAGGTACATCaacaaatcaatgaaaaaatgtaaatttattagTAAGtattataatatgtacatgtagataatatGTGTTTTTTTTGGTGACTAAAAACCCCCTTAATTTATCAATTGGACTCTtaaaatgtattgaaatattttaaacccaaagatatgtttaagaagcagtcgtaaaatattttcaggcaTTTCACTTTTATAATACTTGTAgcctgttattattttttaattttagtatttgatttttatttgacaGCAAAATAATTTGATCTGCATGGGCCGAAGTTGTATATTCTTGAAATTATTAAAACTGAAAGTTTACCCACCCCTATGATAAATGAAATGTAAGGAAGTGTAACGTGTTAGTATAGAATGGCTCCTAATGAGAAATGCCATAAGCCCCCGTGATTAAGCATGCCGCACACGTGGTAAACGTACCGGGGGAACAGGTGTAGAAAGTGCACCGAGAGATGAACGAACGAAGAGGGGAGCGTTTCTCTAACAACTCTACCCTTCACGCTTGGGAGGCTCCGGTGCTGGCTTTATATTATAGGGCTTGCCATTCCACCATCGGAAATTAACtcttgaaattaaattcaaacaaattcATTTGATACTTCAGCGAATGCCaattacacaataaaattaAGATTATAATAGTATAGGCTGCCATTGGCGTCGAGTTTCATTTCTTTAAGTCGTGTTTGAATTTGACACGTTTCTTTTCGTAAGGCATTCAACGGAAGATTATTTCTCtggtttttaatttgtttgtacggaaataaacatttttttctgatgtcattcagtaaaattttctttttttcctctGTTTGCaatctttatttattattgaCTTTTAATTACATCATGCATCCATGCTAAATATGTACAAAAAGagccaaaaaaaatgaactttgaTAGAACTCGACAAAATGAATATACAAAGATGCGAATTGTAATGTTTTccatatctttaaatttttacgAATCTATGGCTGTTATTCTCtactctttttttcttttagtctAGACTTTATCTCGGGTAGAAATCACGAATTTCAACTTAAGCCCTCTATCTACTTTACTTCAATGTCATGTTAAACTAACAACGCCTGTAATTTTGTTGACTTTTGAAGAACTTGTCATTTCCTTACACGGATTTCGATTCAGTATGCCCCGGTCCGTTTTTTACCGGCAGTGCTAGATTTTTATCGTGACCCCAGTCAATCAAATGATTTCTGATAAATAGCTTCACTTTTCCTTTTTGTGTTGATTATACGGAAACACATGGCGTGTGTGTTTCATGGCATGTAGAAGAATCGGCCTCACCTTGATGCCAATCAAACATTCTCCCGTTTTGACAGCTCTGGCGTTTTGGTAAAACGAATTGGTACCTACTCATTGTGTGCAGAATAAAGACCCTTTTAACAAAATTCTtggggtacatgtatattagaaaaaaatagttcCTGGCAGATACTAAATGGTGCATATgtaaagatctctctctctttctctctctctctctctctctctctctctctctctctctctctctctctctctctctctctctctctctctctctctctctctctctctctccatattAACTAGTGGTATAAGATCgaccttttttttgtttaaattttttactcTTACGAACTCAAGAGAAAAGTTATATTTGATATCTTTTGTTATTCTTTAGTCTTATTATATAAAATCGAATTCCAGCATCTCCTGACGCATCAATGGAATGAATTAAACAACCTTGATGGGACGCGAAGTAGCTTTGAGATGATAAGTCGTTTATTACTTTTTTCTGTTCATTATAATCATTCAGTTTATTTGCTGAAACCATTATAGTCAATTTACTTatgaatgtattttgatttttatctgtattacaaccaagttttatttgtaataatgGACGGGTTACACAACCGCACACTGTCTCTCTGGGCCCCAGGTGTGCGGTGTTGCCCATGGGCATCTTTATTTTAcactatttttaaagaaaatgaaattttaaaaaaaattggtagtTTATGGTTAAAGATGAGTGGGTGGATAAATGTATGTCAGAAATATGAGCCAGTTGCCATATTAATTAGCTGCCAGAGCAAGCCCTGCCGATGCCGCTGTACACAGAAATTCGAGGAAAAAAGTGCGAAATTAGGAAGACAGATGGTGACACTTTATATTAATGATGTAAAATAGTTTTTGGTAAAAACGGGAACAATTCCTCAAGTTATCTACGCACATggtttagattaaaaaaaatgaaagtatcGAAAAATAAATCTGCACGCACTAAAAAGAATTTTACTTCTTAcaagagtatatatatatagtataatatAGAGGGGGAGTtaaattgttgtaaaaaaaaaaaaggttaaaagtTACAAAGATTAAGTACTGCTAGTActggagattttttttatatgataacGTTTACTTTCAATTAAAGTAAGAAGGGGTACtcttgtgtttgttttttataagtACATTggttatgtaattaaaatatgtcataTGTTAAAGATTtgctgaaatacatgtatacatgtaacattaagaATAGACAAGAGATAAACTCGCATCCCTTGGTCTTAACAGCAAGGCTGTGTTCGTGATTGCTTCGATTTTCAAGAAGGCttggtgataaaaaaaattaacgattagatctaccttaaatctttaaaaatgattttaaatgatgCTATAAAGTACCATATAGTAAAGAGAAAATCAATAAATCTTACCTTTAAAGGTTGAttatttttctgtaatttttttttttacagagctcttctttttaGGGAGATTTATATGTCCTAAGCttcattgaaatatttgagtattGAACATGTTGATGAAAACGAAATGAAAGTTGTTACAACTTTCTTTCATTCCCTTTTCACTTAACAATTTCAGTGATTAAATGTACAAGTAAATTCATGTATGTATTACAAAACAGGTGTTGATTATGAtggctacatgtattttaaaatttccgaAACTTGGAAGTTGGGttaaggtggctcgacacaccaatgcGTTATTTGAAGGATCGATGAAGAATTCTCTTTGAgaaatgattattcaaaaatgacacctatatcggcctctcattattttatatgaatttttttgtattttgttatagaAACCGGAAACATCGTTTTAGCTGCGAAAAAGATACATTAgagctaaaaatttgttatcaattaatgcacaatacaattatctataaattcatatcaaaaaaggccagataaactttgaaatatttttgtaaaaaaaatatttatgaaaatgaaaaaaaaggattgtagatattttttaaatctatggataaaaactgcagataaactgttactcgcatttaacaattgctgtacaatcatatttcaacaagaaattgaaaccaaatagtgaaattaaagtataaatggaaaattttaaaatcgaaccgatcccgatt carries:
- the LOC128155922 gene encoding methyltransferase N6AMT1-like isoform X3 → MSLTSLSHFPTPKISHLSTDDFKFIYEPAEDSFLLLDALEKDCVRIEKLRPCICLEVGCGSGICITFLATILKSWPSLYLCTDINHKATEIAQQTGRENGINIQPVTTDLVESLDVRLKGQVDILLFNPPYVVTPESEVGSKGIEAAWAGGERGRQVIDRFLTKVSDLLSEEGLFYMVVIKENIPEEIEQMMKKEGFDMETVLTRRSGPELLSILRFQRTQA